A part of Aegilops tauschii subsp. strangulata cultivar AL8/78 chromosome 2, Aet v6.0, whole genome shotgun sequence genomic DNA contains:
- the LOC109744184 gene encoding putative F-box protein At3g17500, with amino-acid sequence MAIKRSADVRASPPRPRTAKRILTTESPPPPPPYLPSEVIFGILSWLPSRSVLRFRCVCKAWQAMLSDPVFITAHHECSKKIRPSLLMVPCAYDREDLHTNENDSAFRMSFYRYRVGDVEELVHQEELPGGISLWSSPLHCDGLILISTMRQQLVVCNPATRDTKRKHYTFTFPRVGFGFDPRSKKYKVARFFYEENLPNSKKYRLVCRFEVLTLGTDSWRQTADPPHWIVGQTPVHVKGYIYWKCVLNQGRMNPSNSFVRFSLADEEFSMVPQSTPSVRFQACPLRGVGGRAVLRLLGLPKPRARGLDLELWGRAEARMESTLGNGDPSS; translated from the exons ATGGCGATCAAACGATCCGCCGATGTCCGGGCATCTCCCCCTCGGCCGCGGACGGCAAAGCGGATTCTTACCACCgagtcgccgcccccgccgccgccttaCCTCCCTTCCGAGGTCATCTTCGGGATCCTGTCATGGCTGCCGTCCAGGTCCGTCCTCCGCTTCAGGTGCGTCTGCAAGGCCTGGCAGGCCATGCTATCCGACCCAGTTTTCATCACCGCTCATCACGAGTGCTCCAAGAAGATCCGCCCGTCGCTGCTCATGGTGCCCTGCGCGTACGACCGCGAAGATCTCCACACGAACGAAAACGACAGCGCCTTCCGCATGTCCTTCTACAGGTACCGCGTCGGCGACGTGGAGGAGCTGGTGCACCAGGAGGAGCTGCCCGGAGGGATCTCCCTGTGGAGCAGCCCGCTGCACTGCGACGGCCTGATCCTCATCTCCACCATGCGGCAGCAGCTGGTGGTCTGCAACCCGGCGACGAgggacacta AACGGAAGCACTACACCTTCACGTTCCCGAGGGTAGGGTTCGGGTTCGACCCCCGCAGCAAGAAGTACAAGGTGGCGAGGTTTTTCTACGAAGAAAACCTTCCCAACAGCAAGAAGTACAGGCTCGTCTGCAGGTTCGAGGTGCTCACCCTCGGCACCGATTCATGGCGGCAGACGGCAGATCCGCCGCACTGGATCGTCGGACAAACTCCGGTTCATGTCAAAGGTTATATCTACTGGAAATGTGTTTTAAACCAAGGTCGAATGAACCCGTCAAATTCATTCGTTCGGTTCAGCTTGGCCGACGAGGAGTTCAGCATGGTTCCACAGTCCACACCCTCCGTCCGATTTCAGGCCTGCCCACTTCGTGGAGTTGGAGGGCGAGCTGTGCTGCGTCTGCTTGGGCTTCCCAAACCTAGAGCTAGAGGTTTGGACCTTGAGCTTTGGGGTCGAGCAGAGGCCCGAATGGAGTCGACGCTGGGCAACGGTGATCCGTCGTCCTGA
- the LOC109744181 gene encoding cytochrome b561 and DOMON domain-containing protein At5g47530, with translation MAASALHSTGTAAMSLSLFLLATIAASSFSPADAQASSSCASHTFSSNQLYASCAALPRLGTTLHYNYTAEGNKVAVAFRAPQTSKAGGWVAWGLNPNGTGMVGTQAVVAFRHSNGSLVAYPTLLGSYAPSMAPADAAELAFPVSDVAAEYAKNGKEMVVYATVALPGKGSKFTHVWQQGGSVVDDVPAAHPTTGDNVLSTGTIDFSK, from the coding sequence ATGGCAGCTTCAGCTCTCCACTCCACTGGCACTGCGGCCAtgtctctctccctcttcctgcTCGCAACCATCGCCGCCTCGTCCTTCTCTCCGGCCGACGCACAGGCGTCGTCGTCATGCGCGAGCCACACCTTCTCGAGCAACCAGCTGTACGCGTCGTGCGCCGCCCTGCCGCGCCTCGGCACGACGCTGCACTACAACTACACGGCCGAAGGCAACAAGGTCGCCGTGGCGTTCCGCGCGCCGCAGACGAGCAAGGCCGGCGGGTGGGTGGCGTGGGGGCTCAACCCCAACGGCACGGGCATGGTGGGCACGCAGGCGGTGGTGGCGTTCCGGCACTCCAACGGCAGCCTCGTCGCGTACCCGACGCTGCTCGGCAGCTACGCGCCGTCCATGGCGCCCGCGGACGCCGCGGAGCTGGCGTTCCCCGTGTCGGACGTGGCGGCCGAGTACGCGAAGAACGGCAAGGAGATGGTCGTGTACGCGACGGTCGCGCTGCCAGGGAAGGGGAGCAAGTTCACCCACGTCTGGCAGCAGGGGGGCTCGGTGGTGGACGACGTGCCGGCGGCGCACCCCACCACCGGGGATAACGTGCTCTCCACGGGCACCATCGATTTCAGCAAGTGA